From the Nerophis lumbriciformis linkage group LG05, RoL_Nlum_v2.1, whole genome shotgun sequence genome, the window tttgattgcatattttcaggatgtatatatatatacatatatatacatatataatatgtatatgtatgaaatacttgacttggtgaattctagctgtcaatatactcctcccctcttaaccatgccccgcgccaacccgaccacgccccccacaccccacaccCCACACATTCTacacccctacctcccgaaatcggaggtctcaaggttggcaagtatgttgtgaggtattgtattagtgttcctaaaaatagatataccggcccccagacacatttttttctctaaatttggccccgagtcaaaataattgcccaggcctgagctAAACAGTCTTAAGCGTTGTGGTGTTTACGCAGTGGACCCACAGGGAAACACTGCCCCTAGCGTTTGAGGAGAGAATCGCTTGGCATGATGAAGAACTTTGGACATGACTGTTGCAGATGGATAAGATTTTAAAGTGTTGCCATGACAACAAGGGTGTCAAAGAAGAGAGGAAGATGACGGTCAAGATATTTATTTGACTTCAAAACACATCTGAACAACACACTAAGTCACAAGTTTGCATTTCTTGGAGAGTAAACGTTCACATgaggaaaaataaaacattaataatatattaacaaCACTTATGACATGATTATAGATTTCATGCAGCTGCACAAATACATAACACGCCGTGCGGGTCGTTTATCGGAAGTCTTCGGCTGAGAACATGCCCTTAGCCCGCCGCAGGATGGAGTCCTTGGAGGCGTCGTATGGATGTTCTTTGGAGGGAATCTCCAGCACTGCCGGGATGGACTGCATGTGGGCGTCGATGGCGTGGCGAATCATCTCGGCAATAAACTGATTGATAAGGATGATGCCGATGTCGTTACGGGCCAGGAAGCGCCTGGACAAAAATCAATAAAAGCATAATTTCAGTCTGTGCAAGACCTCACAAAATATAATAGTAAAAAATATTTGTAGTGTATCCACTATATAATTGAATTAAATTGGGTTGAAAGCAAAGCATTAAAAACAAAGACTAATAAACAAATACCTACGTAGTTTCCCAAAATTATCATCaagtgatattacattttaaattgagCGAACGTAAGTAAACCAAGCGTATGAATTCCAAACAAAACTTCCTTCATTTcttgttttttactttaaaaaacaaatgagaaaacatgtatgttttttttagtggtgggtttaaatggaaaaacaaatgGATGCACGGGATTgtcaatattttttaaacataagataaaataaaaatctaCATCCATCACTTAACTATACCTATCAAACATGTTTTAACAACAAACTTAATGTTTACCAAATTTAAATagaatgtaaaaagaaaatcatTTGTGTGTATAAGTCCACAACAACAATAACGGTGgtagattaaaaaaatgttttttttatacaagTTAACACATAAACCAAAAGGCAATTGAAATCTGCAAACTTTATAATAAATACTTAACAGATGCATAAATCcatgtttttattcttctttctttggtctttgttgtctgttgttttgtatattatttaccTTTAATTATTTATGCGTGTCTTATTGCATTGCATTGCAAATGTATTTATGTTACATATTGTACCgctttaataaaaaacaacaacaagcggaACTGGAAGACACAATCAGTCCACGCATGCGCACAGTTACGTCACTTCCTCGCATTTTTACTAGGATTTTCGCATTTTACTACGCGCTGTGATATTTGAAtggtttattatttttgttataagAAAAGCTTACACATCAGGAAAACataattacaggtaaaagccagtaaattagaatattttgaaaaacttgatttatttcagtaattgcattcaaaaggtgtaacttgtacattatatttattcattgcacacagactgatgcattcaaatgtttatttcatttaattttgatgatttgaagtggcaacaaatgaaaatccaaaattccgtgtgtcacaaaattagaatattacttaaggctaatacaaaaaagggatttttagaaatgttggccaactgaaaagtatgaaaatgaaaaatatgagcatgtacaatactcaatacttggttggagctccttttgcctcaattactgcgttaatgcggcgtggcatggagtcgatgagtttctggcactgctcaggtgttatgagagcccaggttgctctgatagtggccttcaactcttctgcgtttttgggtctggcattctgcatcttccttttcacaataccccacagattttctatggggctaaggtcaggggagttggcgggccaatttagaacagaaataccatggtccgtaaaccaggcacgggtagattttgcgctgtgtgcaggcgccaagtcctgttggaacttgaaatctccatctccatagagcaggtcagcagcaggaagcatgaagtgctctaaaacttgctggtagacggctgcgttgaccctggatctcaggaaacagagtggaccgacaccagcagatgacatggcaccccaaaccatcactgatggtggaaactttacactagacttcaggcaacgtggatcctgtgcctctcctgtcttcttccagactctgggacctcgatttccaaaggaaatgcaaaatttgctttcgtcagaaaacatgactttggaccactcagcagcagtccagctctttttttccttagcccaggtgagacgctttgcgcgctgtttcttggtcaacagtggcttgacacgaggtatgcggcagttgaaacccatgtctttcaagcgtctcttggtggtggatcttgaagcactgactccagcagctgtccactccttctgaatctcccccacatttttgaatgttttttttttcacaatcttgaccagggcgcggtgatccctatcgcttgtacactttttctgaccacagtttttccttccctttgcctctccattaatgtgtttggacacagagctctgagaacagccagcctcttcagcaataaccttttgtgtctttccctccttatgcaatgtgtcgatggttgccttttggacagctgtcaaatctgaagtcttccccatgtttgtgtaggcttcagaactggactgagagaccatttaaagccctttgcaggtgttttgagttaatcagctgattagtttgtggcaccgggtgtcttcaaaatttaacccttacacaatattctaattttgtgacacacggaattttggattttcatttgttgccacttcaaatcatcaaaattaaatgaaataaacatttgaatgcatcagtctgtgtgcaatgaataaatataatgtacaagttacaccttttgaatgcaattactgaaataaatcaagtttttcaaaatattctaatttactggcttttacctgtatatgaagaTGAACAAGCAGTAGATAAAAACCCAGGGAGTATATTCCCCACAATTTCAATAACTTTCactctaaaaaaattaaaaacacaaacaaaagtaTTGTCATTCATTACCTTAACGCAGGggtatcaaacgtacggcccgaaggccagatcaggcccgcaaaaaggttttatccggcccgcgggatgagattgctaagtataaaaattaaccagaattttttgaatgaaagagaCAGCTGGTCTAAATGTGTCccctagatgtcgcaatagcaattatttatatctttgtagatgatgctacatatgtacaaaataaaccacatgatgttagtacatcagtcgaggaaaatgatcaaactacataaataacatcctgtaatttgattttcgaTACAATTGTTTTATctagatagattgaaaattaacaccaatgagttgactgatgaacattatcacatagtttattcagaaaatatcaataacgacaaataaagtatatatactattaaccgcaaaaggtcattgtaaaaagaaaaacaacagcattatgatttgtacaatttcaaaatgtgcttgttctattttcaaacaaagaaaacaatcgcaagtcgtctttatttttaagttatcgtgccgtgatttcaccagtccggcccacttggaagtagatttttctccatgtggcccccgatctaaagttAATTTAACACCCCTGCCTTAACAACTAAAGTTAATAGAAATATttaatcagtggtgtgccgtcaggaccagcaaggccttctctgctggcctaacataaccagaaatcatgatcataattaaagataaaattatttttgtgtttactttccctaaatatctcaaattattcatattctcttcatgtcatattatgctccttccaatgctgttgtttttgttgccatgctgtaccaaatctgccagaggccttcagattcagcaatgcaggcgtccgtgcactCTAAGTGAAcgagcacatacagttgatagacagttccgatagccaatcagatcacgtgtTGTTATttaggccttctagatggcctcacgttgaacgtgacatttacgcgtcctgtgattggatagttagcagatgaatttgagaacacatagagttgagagacagctgcgatagccaatcagattgcaagttgttgacagtattgattgattgattgaaacttttattagtagattgcacagtacagtacatatcccgtacaattgaccactaaatggtaacacccgaataagtttttcaacttgtttaagtcggggtccacgttaatcaattcatggtatagctGTAGCTGTTCTGTTAtcactaaaagttgtaaactcttgatgttaaagtgtgtcatgcttgtcatttaattgacattgttacatttatatttgtcgccatcatgtggtcagggcagttcatatatctttgagaagtgtgtactttgaatcaaactttattgaccggaagttgcataaaccaagcagagaaatttacggtatatgttttaattgctgatgcgttttaattgatttttaaatgccccagaaaataacccgtttcgtATACTGTTAAttaaaatttaattaattaattaattgatgtGGTTCAATACACAGTTGGGTGTAAATGTGTtcttgtatagtatttctccagcagtggtcatgtagtgacatcaattatggtattttgagaggtaatcattgaagtcggacatcattaAAGGCCTAGGCatactcccgaaatttagcgcctctcctgaaaacctcccggaacaaattttctcccgaaaatctcctgaaattcaggcggagctggaggccacgccccctctagctccatgcggacctgagtgacgtgtcgacagcctgttttcacttccgctttcccacaatataaacagcgtgcccttccaatcacgttataactgtcgaataatcgagggcgagttcttggtttcttatgtgggtttattgttaggcagtttcattaacgtcctcccagcgcggtaacaacacacaacaacagcagtcacgttttcgtctaccgtaaagcagttggcctgccgtaaacagcaatgttgtgacactcttaaacaggacaatactgccgtctgctgtacatgcatatgtgacaataacatttagggcttttagagagtgcagtgcacaactgcgcacagaacaaggagacgaagcagaatgcatcatcagagatggtgttcagcatggttagaaaaatagtgacagagaatagaacaaggatggacaattcaacccttaactcaacaatgagtagatgagtgttatgtatgtgtatatgtgtaaataaatgaacaatgaaattcaagtatttctcttgtttatatatatatatatatatatatatatatatatatatatatatatatatatatatatatatatatatatatatcagttattagtgcgcaaggaataatatatatatatatatatatatatatatatatatatatatcagttattagtgcgcaaggaataatatatatatatatatatatatatatatatatatatatatataaaatctcctgacgattgagggcaccccccctcatgaaacaggcctgtagaaatGAAATAGTCCTGTGACTTttctcccacacatacatatatatatatatatatatgtatgtgtggggaaaaaaaaaatcacaaga encodes:
- the atp6v1f gene encoding V-type proton ATPase subunit F, coding for MAGRGKLIAVIGDEDTCTGFLLGGIGELNKNRQPNFLVVEKDTGLSEIEDTFKRFLARNDIGIILINQFIAEMIRHAIDAHMQSIPAVLEIPSKEHPYDASKDSILRRAKGMFSAEDFR